The DNA sequence CCCACCCGTGATGCGCGGAGGCGCCCGTAGCGACCATGAGGAAGAGGACGGGACCGGCCGCGATCCTGCCCCACACCCGGTAGGACATCGGTCACCCCCTACGACGGTGTACGGCCAGCGTACGGAATCATGCCGCGGCGGTCAAGCCGCGATGAGCGTGTCCCGGCGGCGTATCCAGAGGGTGGCGGACGGTTTGGTGCGGATCGGCTCCTCTGGCGCGAGGGCACCGCAGACCACCATCTCCGGTTGACAGACGGCCGGCGGGTGAGTATCATGGCGGCAAACTGTTCTGATCACCTGAACAGTCTCTGGAGGGGCGTCATCCTTCCTGCGCCGCCGGTGAGGGTGCAGCGCATCTCAGACGAGGTGGCCAGACGCCTCGTGCAGCAGATCCGCAGCGGGGCGTTCGAGCGCCACCGCCGGCTGCCTTCGGAGCGCCGGCTGGCGCAGACCTTCGGGGTCAGCCTGGCGTCGCTGCGCGAGGCTGTGCGCAGCCTTGAGGCCATGGGCCTGGTCTCCGTCCAGCATGGCCGCGGGGTGTTCCTGCGACAGGCCCAGGCGGGGGACGGCGTCTGGCACCGCTGGATGACGTGGATCGTCGAACACGGTCCCTCGCTGCTTGACCTGCTGGAGGTGCGCGCGGCGATCGAAACAAAGTCCGCCGATCTCGCCGCGCGGCATGCCACTCCGCAGCACTGCGCCCGGTTGGAGGAGATTCTTGCCCAGGCCGAGCGGCTCGTGAAGACGTCCGCGGCGGACAGCGCCGCGCTCCACGCCGCCTACGTGCAGCTTGACCTGGAATTCCACCGCGCCATCGCCGAGGCCGGCGGTAATGCCGTGCTGCGACAGCTCGTGGAGAGCCTTGGCTCGGCCCTGCGCGGCAGCCGGGAGGCTACGGTAGCCCTGCCGGGTCGGATCCGCCGATCCATCCGGGAGCATCGCCGGATTGCCGCGGCCATCCGCCGGCGCACCCCCTCCGCCGCGCGGCAGGCGATGGAGGCCCACGTCCGGAGGGTGATCGAAGAGGTGCGCCGCCTCCCCGCTCTCTCCGGCGGCGGAACGACGCGCGGGACGGGACGCGGCGCGGCGCGGAGGGGACACCGGTGACGTCGGGGCACGTGGATGTGGCCGTCCTCGGCGCGGGCAACGGCGGTGTCGCCGCGGCGGCCGATCTAGGCTTG is a window from the Armatimonadota bacterium genome containing:
- a CDS encoding FCD domain-containing protein; translated protein: MQRISDEVARRLVQQIRSGAFERHRRLPSERRLAQTFGVSLASLREAVRSLEAMGLVSVQHGRGVFLRQAQAGDGVWHRWMTWIVEHGPSLLDLLEVRAAIETKSADLAARHATPQHCARLEEILAQAERLVKTSAADSAALHAAYVQLDLEFHRAIAEAGGNAVLRQLVESLGSALRGSREATVALPGRIRRSIREHRRIAAAIRRRTPSAARQAMEAHVRRVIEEVRRLPALSGGGTTRGTGRGAARRGHR